In Salvia miltiorrhiza cultivar Shanhuang (shh) chromosome 4, IMPLAD_Smil_shh, whole genome shotgun sequence, the DNA window GGCATGGGTTTGAAGAAATGTTAGATGAGTGTGTTAGATGGTGGCATGCGTCCCacttgttgtgagtggagtggtgtccaaaaatggaaagtgaATGTTTTTTGGGGGACGTACCAAAATGGCAAATTGTGCATGTTTTTAGGGGACAAAGGAGTAGTTCTTAAATTTAAACCATCATACTTCATTGACATAGAACTGAATCGAGACTTCCAGGAATCTGAAATGGACTGTAACTCAGATGGTCCGGCTCTGTCTTGATTTGGCAAGGACGACTGGCTTGTGTAGCTTCTAAGATATGGAACACATATAAAGTCAGCCGAAGGTTACCACAAAAAAAACATTTGATTGCGATTATCATATAGTATATGCCTATATGGAAAccatatatagtacctattatCATTTGAAGATCCTTGGCCAGAAGTTGGCACCACTAAAGGTCTGGATGATGAAGCCGAATTTTGATTGCTTCCGATGTTATTTACAGTTGTGACTGGAACTGATGGGTTATTTTCAGCTGCTGCAATTGGCTCAATTTCTTCTCCACCAGAACCAGCAGAAGATCCAGGAGGATGACCTGAGAATACAACAAACTGTGGACGGGTATGAGCAGAAGAACGACTCCTTGAGCCCTCCCTCCGAGCAATTCGGTGAGTTCTCCCCATTGCAGCAGCAGTTGCCAAATGTTGGATAATCCGCTCCTGAAGTTCAGCATCGTTAATTCCAGCTGGTAACTGCATTTGGTGAGAGGGGTCATGAAACACCAACACAACATTAAATCGCGAGGATATTAGATGAAAAAGTTTAAAGTTAATACGAATATTGATTAACAGACATGCTGCAATTCAAAATCCCCGAGAGTAGGATGACGAAATATTGTTGCATTCCTCGACGGAGTTAACCTGATGCTTCTTTCACGTTCTACAGCCTCAAGTAATTCTTGActgccataaaataaaaatgtatatTAACCCAATTTGAGAAACAACAGAACTGAACAGGAAGATTGAATTTAAACCAAAATAGAAGGTAAACATCAGACTCATACTTTGCAGGATCCTTCAGACTAATACTTTGCCAGCACATTGGACAATTGGAGCTTCTTTGGCACCTGGACCACACAATGAAGGATAAGTGAATTCCAGTCTTCCTCAAAACACTACTGAATCACTTTTTCATGAGCCTTCCTGACTCTTGGCCTCACCATCCCATGTTTTAGAATATAAAAGATTTAGTCAACAAACGCATTCGAAC includes these proteins:
- the LOC131020462 gene encoding E3 ubiquitin-protein ligase RHF2A-like isoform X2, with product MEGKVPGMDEAKKAETHMTSAAAFVEGGIQESCDDACSICLEGFSDSDPMTVTSCKHEFHLQCILEWCQRSSNCPMCWQSISLKDPANQELLEAVERERSIRLTPSRNATIFRHPTLGDFELQHLPAGINDAELQERIIQHLATAAAMGRTHRIARREGSRSRSSAHTRPQFVVFSGHPPGSSAGSGGEEIEPIAAAENNPSVPVTTVNNIGSNQNSASSSRPLVVPTSGQGSSNDNSYTSQSSLPNQDRAGPSELQSISDSWKSRFSSMSMKYKESISKSTKEWKDKLFSRSSSMADIGSEVRKEVNAGIATVSRMMERLESRDNDSHVPATNSAESSSGTGPSNNSRDTPSDTSLNGKNSASVAASSVSS
- the LOC131020462 gene encoding E3 ubiquitin-protein ligase RHF2A-like isoform X1, giving the protein MEGKVPGMDEAKKAETHMTSAAAFVEGGIQESCDDACSICLEGFSDSDPMTVTSCKHEFHLQCILEWCQRSSNCPMCWQSISLKDPANQELLEAVERERSIRLTPSRNATIFRHPTLGDFELQHLPAGINDAELQERIIQHLATAAAMGRTHRIARREGSRSRSSAHTRPQFVVFSGHPPGSSAGSGGEEIEPIAAAENNPSVPVTTVNNIGSNQNSASSSRPLVVPTSGQGSSNDNRSYTSQSSLPNQDRAGPSELQSISDSWKSRFSSMSMKYKESISKSTKEWKDKLFSRSSSMADIGSEVRKEVNAGIATVSRMMERLESRDNDSHVPATNSAESSSGTGPSNNSRDTPSDTSLNGKNSASVAASSVSS